The Naumovozyma dairenensis CBS 421 chromosome 1, complete genome genome includes a region encoding these proteins:
- the PEX15 gene encoding Pex15p (similar to Saccharomyces cerevisiae PEX15 (YOL044W); ancestral locus Anc_7.87) yields the protein MVTESISCISESNSLDSHQNANSDEPSGSTGISLQNLLDDTMFDEYNTNDDDDLKSDVDEAYQECLNLFLKGKIKSCLEKMLELDLLQVQLLKSNKDIFVLFLLACKTNNDGPRILGINIQKIAEIIFDGVFMSTNNLLFQFDNTEEYIRFLNIYFHCCVEQVELEGKDKGKSIFNLKNSLEHAIDNTLLLPRVDDTQVTEGIQELVHTLLFDIEIKSMKKQRTPTLYLELSNRIPELSNLLNESFVSGISREKIILDLLEKKHVDNELKRKKIKNNNRSHQKRHGNYTSLPPSPSKMSPKENLTIAESTSSKNTDQEPTDKETVTDMTNYKQYFMDHLWNQMISLEFLHKKPTILLATLTFLLILKKIKLFKYIFKNIPNLIKKLLPYIVDVLNLLSSI from the coding sequence ATGGTAACTGAGTCAATTTCGTGTATATCCGAATCAAATAGTCTTGATAGTCATCAAAATGCAAATAGTGACGAACCATCAGGTTCCACAGGAATATCCTTACAGAATTTACTTGATGATACGATGTTTGATGAATACAACactaatgatgatgatgatttgaaGAGCGATGTCGATGAAGCATACCAAGAATGTCTAAATTTATTCttgaaaggaaaaataaaatcatgtCTGGAGAAGATGTTGGAACTTGACTTACTTCAAGTACAACTTTTAAAGTCAAACAAAGATATCTTTGTTCTATTTCTATTAGCATGTAAAACGAATAATGACGGTCCTCGAATATTAGGTATCAATATCCAAAAAATAGCTGAGATTATATTTGATGGAGTTTTCATGAGTACCAATAACCTTCTATTCCAATTTGATAATACAGAAGAGTATATACgatttttaaatatatattttcactGTTGTGTCGAACAAGTAGAACTAGAAGGGAAAGATAAGGGCAAGTCGATAtttaatttgaagaatagTCTGGAACATGCCATTGACAATACTTTATTACTACCAAGAGTCGATGACACTCAGGTTACGGAAGGCATTCAAGAGTTGGTACACACACTGTTATTTGATATCGAGATCAAAtcaatgaagaaacaaagGACCCCCACTTTATATTTAGAGCTCTCAAATCGAATACCTGAATTATCGAATCTTTTAAATGAGTCCTTTGTCAGTGGGATCTCCAGAGAGAAAATTATACTAGATCTTTTGGAGAAGAAGCATGTTGACAACGAAttaaagaggaagaaaataaaaaacaataacCGATCACACCAGAAACGACACGGTAATTATACCAGTTTACCGCCATCTCCCAGCAAAATGAGTCCCAAGGAAAATCTCACCATTGCCGAGTCCACTTCTTCGAAGAATACAGATCAAGAACCGACAGATAAAGAAACAGTGACAGATATGACAAATTATAAACAATATTTTATGGATCATCTATGGAatcaaatgatttcattgGAATTTTTGCATAAAAAACCGACGATATTATTAGCAACTTTAACATTTTTActcattttgaaaaagatcaaattattcaaatatattttcaagaaTATCCCTAATCTCATTAAGAAGTTGCTTCCATACATTGTGGATGTATTAAATCTTCTTTCCAGTATATGA
- the NDAI0A08550 gene encoding alpha-mannosyltransferase (similar to Saccharomyces cerevisiae MNT3 (YIL014W); ancestral locus Anc_7.123) — MIKLSPNVKLYISRGKRAFNAKRRIIMVPTFILMVLFLIFNASSKSASENSSTGFSGRVPSRGGKDSTLSDDSIDSKLRISTFKMVEADREEVANESFLSSIFSKVGGSTLSSQQRHLLKNWDHASRLDQCKYLIGSLYNADPNWSNEKIVDFLDDPLIDDVNIALVTERLRLFDYCFLSDKSVDSKDVFDGFINVDWEDFQKRMFPFLKKSSGDVLLPKITNLKDGSIVEISKLMPSAKEGDFSASNNANFFASWKKAAHGKGIVVTMKDLDKNMFEGLVTVFEEMGNKLPIQLVSTGKDFTKETMDHLQNFAKNAKQDVYYVDCSPMLDQDFVEKNIKSYVNKWIGVLFNTFEELVFFDADSVPFIAPEKFLENSEYKKTGAYFFRDRSLGNDRTFQYCIDMIQVMEPSKEEKKLIKSKTKFETLNPPETKSSSEAAIFNSFFQNFQHNNVDSGVVMLNKKQKMGGLLMGFFLHLDAKMKKCVSGDKEMFWLGNLLAGQDYSIAKSYGSIAGNVGSMGDGKEGESTLYICSTQVAHVDKDDNILWVNGGLNTCKLPHLAQKDFDASPEYFKQRFGSVTNLQNIYNNRVKLDGLIKPDGQLNKWMKISECQNRMYCAFIGGPDAKKKGAVDDSKTLVRFNDNAQKTFKRIGQAWSNKKVPASS, encoded by the coding sequence ATGATTAAATTAAGTCCCAATGTTAAACTCTATATATCAAGAGGGAAAAGGGCATTTAATGCTAAAAggagaataataatggttcCTACATTCATCCTAATGGTCCTTTTCCTTATCTTTAATGCCAGTTCAAAATCTGCATCAGAAAATTCTTCCACTGGTTTTTCAGGAAGAGTTCCTTCTAGAGGAGGGAAAGATTCCACATTATCAGACGATTCTATCGATTCTAAATTAAGAATTTCTACATTTAAGATGGTAGAAGCTGACCGTGAAGAAGTTGCCAATGAAAGTTTCCTTTCATCCATATTTAGTAAAGTTGGTGGTTCCACATTGTCTTCTCAACAACGtcatcttttgaaaaattgggACCATGCAAGTAGACTAGACCAATGTAAGTACTTGATTGGATCATTATATAATGCTGATCCAAATTGGagtaatgaaaaaatcGTTGATTTCTTAGATGACCCCttaattgatgatgttAACATTGCATTGGTTACTGAAAGATTAAGATTATTTGATTATTGTTTCCTTTCTGACAAATCTGTTGATTCTAAGGATGTGTTTGATGGTTTTATTAATGTCGATTGGGAGGATTTCCAGAAGAGAATGTTCCcttttttgaagaaaagttCAGGTGATGTTTTGTTACCTAAGATCACTAACTTGAAAGATGGTTCCATTgttgaaatttcaaaactaATGCCATCTGCAAAAGAAGGTGATTTTTCTGCCAGTAATAATGCAAACTTCTTTGCAAGTTGGAAGAAAGCTGCTCATGGTAAAGGTATCGTAGTTACTATGAAGGATCTTGATAAGAATATGTTTGAAGGTTTGGTTACCgtctttgaagaaatggGAAACAAATTACCAATTCAATTAGTCAGTACTGGTAAAGATTTTACGAAGGAAACCATGGAtcatttacaaaattttgCAAAGAATGCTAAACAAGATGTTTACTATGTGGATTGTTCACCAATGTTGGATCAAGATtttgttgaaaaaaatatcaaatctTATGTCAATAAATGGATTGGTGTTCTATTCAACacttttgaagaattggTGTTTTTCGATGCTGATTCAGTACCATTTATTGCTCCAGAAAAATTCCTTGAAAATTCAGAATATAAAAAGACTGGTGCATATTTCTTCAGAGATAGATCATTGGGTAATGATCGTACATTCCAGTATTGTATTGATATGATTCAGGTTATGGAACCATCAAAGGAggagaaaaaattgattaagAGTAAAACCAAATTTGAAACTCTTAATCCACCAGAAACtaaatcttcatctgaAGCTGCtatttttaattcatttttccAGAATTTTCAACATAATAATGTTGATAGTGGTGTTGTTATGCTCAATAAGAAGCAAAAAATGGGTGGGCTATTAATGGGTTTCTTTTTACATCTTGATGCtaagatgaagaaatgtGTTTCCGGTGATAAAGAAATGTTTTGGTTAGGTAATTTATTAGCTGGCCAAGATTATTCCATTGCGAAATCATATGGTAGTATTGCAGGTAATGTTGGTAGTATGGGTGATGGTAAAGAAGGTGAATCTACTTTATATATCTGTTCTACCCAAGTTGCTCATGTTGACAAAGACGATAATATCTTATGGGTTAATGGTGGGTTGAATACTTGTAAACTTCCACATCTTGCTCAAAAGGATTTTGATGCATCTCCAGAATATTTCAAGCAAAGATTTGGTTCAGTGActaatttacaaaatatttataataatcGTGTTAAACTAGATGGGTTAATCAAACCAGATGGTCAACTAAACAAATGGATGAAAATCAGTGAATGTCAAAATCGTATGTATTGTGCTTTCATCGGTGGTCCAGATGCCAAGAAGAAAGGTGCTGTTGATGATTCTAAGACCTTGGTTAGgtttaatgataatgcaCAAAAGACATTTAAGAGGATTGGTCAAGCTTGGTCTAATAAGAAGGTTCCTGCTTCTTCATGA
- the PSK2 gene encoding serine/threonine protein kinase PSK2 (similar to Saccharomyces cerevisiae PSK1 (YAL017W) and PSK2 (YOL045W); ancestral locus Anc_7.86): MCSTVGETNTYSSTSLSTLNSNPSFNHKDRFQPSPRENECLSHTTTLLSSTSSVSLKNNPTTNPNNNIITPEADEDNNDDDDIKELLKFLNESTHAYTYNPMSPNSLSVRLTILKRSLEIMIKNPEMLKTPKTAERIRRNTLIPPSPPSLSYCNDKNNSISDDEKSSTHSKTLSDNIESNNKTSIPNPDFFNDIEKNEQPILIPTPQSPERTVPLMTLLQSKIPTTTTSTTDNNDIDIDIDVPLKPVNITYSSFYSNQLESQSTELMNTQKSNIENLLQFLNETLENNTSERASDLHNISLLNVNKLLLPSNNVNDESEEEQSHLKRTLLSSLAEPFYEHNNNNNNNNNNNNNNNNNNNNVTTTITTPIATTPNVINKSSFTTQDKELSQLDFKLPHEYNRIFHTFNSTKNSAPQAIFTCEQQFPWNFKSANDLACLTFGLSRNALKVLTLLDLIHPDSRNFVLQKLLNLENNNNDPVFTGETIPIVQPNEYPSSSSSSSSLASKSQKKLIWASIWAKRKNDSLVFLFEKVPCDYADLMLSLNDFSVENIEDEAGLINGSISNSSLDDDNDNDNDNDNMKKKSVKFANEVHNIKSISKSLAKLIDDIRNGKLKLDYEDSLFPIPMRVSNNINKIRYFTLNHLSHNIPCAISSSVLENELKLKIHSLPYQAGLFIVDSQTMNLISFNKSISKNMFGYHYVDLVGKSIASIIPHFIDFIQYMNSKCDANLNLNDPKNKGLVLSEHFFRKLQCEMNGDEDDFFTSVGIDAIHRDGGYLKIDIQLRVVNCTTIVLWITQSRDVILKNYKTNPSQLSMLKENELELVGSSCPNSNASSKRNSDKIPVETLKEKLANFIISDDLSNTNTNTTTSGDTTNEYSFVDNEDDRSRAGYPLVRVNTEPINEPSPNEQTKLMDPIPFPVSNSTTHLKSNIYVSENITSRSCSAISSIMKEQNNRDSPDDVINTINDLKDPELKRKLNLAKLYKQDKSQFVKEDNFKLDELLIKSMISSSRSKDNDHIGDDDEPLTPLDQTSRNDIATFARTPSANIGSQKRVKKFTDFAILEEMGQGAYGKVNLCIHKLSRQIVVIKMIVKERILVDTWVRDRKLGTIPSEIQIMATLNKTPHENILSILDFFEDDNYYYVEMPTHGETGTIDLYDLIEFKKNMTELECKLMFKQVVSAIKCMHDQGIVHRDIKDENIIVDSKGCIKLIDYGSAAYTKSGPFDVFVGTIDYAAPEVLSGNLYDGKPQDIWALGILLYTIVFKENPFYNIDEIVDGELTFNESMSIDSKCIILIKKMLNRVVGQRPTIDAIYNDEWLIL, encoded by the coding sequence ATGTGTTCCACTGTCGGCGAGACAAATACATATTCTTCTACTTCATTATCAacattgaattcaaatccaTCTTTTAACCATAAAGATAGATTTCAACCTTCTCCAAGGGAAAATGAGTGTCTCTCTCATACGACGACGTTACTATCTTCAACATCTTCCGTTAGTTTAAAAAATAACCCTACTacaaatccaaataataatattattactcCTGAAGCAGACGAAGATAAcaatgacgatgatgatataaaagaattattgaaattcttgaatgaaTCAACTCATGCTTATACTTATAATCCAATGTCACCAAATTCTCTAAGTGTTAGATTGActatattgaaaagatcaTTAGAGATAATGATTAAAAATCCTGAAATGCTGAAAACTCCAAAAACGGCAGAAAGAATAAGACGTAATACATTAATTCCTCCTTCTCCACCTTCATTGTCATATTGTAatgataagaataataGTATATCTGACGatgaaaaatcatcaaCACATTCGAAAACTTTATCTGATAAcattgaatcaaataataaaacgTCAATACCCAATCCTGACttttttaatgatattgaaaagaatgaaCAACCAATACTAATACCGACACCTCAATCGCCAGAGAGAACAGTCCCTTTAATGACCTTATTGCAATCCAAGATACCCACTACAACGACGAGCACaactgataataatgacattGATATTGACATTGATGTACCCTTGAAACCAGTCAATATAACTTACTCCTCATTTTATTCTAATCAATTGGAAAGTCAATCAACTGAACTTATGAATACccaaaaatcaaatattgaaaatttattacaattcTTAAACGAAACGctggaaaataatacttCTGAACGAGCATCTGATTTACATaacatttcattattgaatgtGAACAAATTACTATTACCATCCAATAACGTTAACGATGaatcagaagaagaacaatcTCATTTGAAGCGGACTTTATTAAGTAGTTTGGCAGAACCATTCTACgaacataataataataataataataataataataataataataataataataataataataataacgttACTACAACAATTACTACACCCATTGCAACGACACCAAACgtaataaataaatcttcatttACAACTCAAGACAAAGAACTATCACAGCTCGATTTTAAATTACCACACGAATATAACAGAATCTTTCATACTTTCAACTCAACAAAAAATTCTGCTCCACAAGCAATTTTCACATGTGAACAACAATTCCCAtggaatttcaaatctgCAAATGATTTGGCTTGTTTAACATTCGGTTTATCAAGAAATGCGTTAAAAGTTTTAACTTTATTAGATTTAATTCATCCtgattcaagaaatttcgttttacaaaaattattaaatttagaaaataataataacgatcCAGTATTCACAGGTGAGACTATCCCTATTGTTCAACCAAATGAATACccatcatcctcatcatcatcatcatctttagCAAGTAAGAgccaaaaaaaattaatttggGCTTCCATTTGGgcaaaaagaaaaaatgattCTCTAGTTTTCCTCTTTGAAAAAGTTCCTTGTGATTACGCTGATTTAATGTTGAGTTTGAATGATTTCTCAGTAGAAAATATAGAAGATGAAGCTGGATTAATTAATGGAAGTATCAGCAACAGCTCccttgatgatgataacgaTAACGATAACGATAACGacaatatgaaaaaaaaatccgTCAAATTTGCCAATGAAGTTCACAACATTAAATCGATTAGTAAATCATTAGctaaattaattgatgatatcCGTAATGGAAAACTTAAATTAGATTATGAAGATTCCTTATTCCCAATCCCAATGCGAGTTTCAAACAATATAAACAAGATAAGGTATTTCActttaaatcatttatcACATAATATACCATGTGCAATTTCCTCCAGTGTTTtggaaaatgaattaaaattgaaaattcaTAGTTTACCATATCAAGCGGGGTTATTCATTGTCGATTCTCAaacaatgaatttaatatcattcaaCAAATCTATTTCTAAAAATATGTTCGGTTATCATTACGTTGATTTAGTCGGCAAATCCATAGCATCAATTATACCtcatttcattgattttattcaatatatgAACTCAAAATGTGATGCCAATTTGAATCTTAATGATCCGAAGAATAAAGGACTCGTGCTAAGTGAACATTTCTTCAGAAAATTACAATGTGAAATGAATGGggatgaagatgatttttttaCTTCAGTTGGAATTGATGCAATTCATAGAGATGGTggatatttgaaaattgataTCCAATTGAGAGTCGTTAATTGTACTACTATTGTATTATGGATCACTCAATCAAGAGATgtcattttgaaaaattataagaCTAATCCTTCTCAATTATCCATGttaaaggaaaatgaattagaattagtTGGTAGTAGTTGTCCCAATTCAAATGCTTCTTCTAAAAGAAACTCTGATAAAATTCCTGTAGAGACattgaaagagaaattaGCAAACTTCATTATTTCTGATGACTTGTCCAATACCAATACCAATACCACTACCAGTGGCGATACTACTAACGAGTACAGTTTTGTTGATAACGAAGATGACAGATCAAGAGCTGGTTATCCGTTAGTAAGAGTGAATACTGAACCTATAAATGAACCATCGCCAAATGAACAGACAAAATTAATGGATCCAATTCCCTTCCCAGTATCTAATTCAACTACtcatttgaaatcaaaCATATATGTTTCAGAAAACATAACATCTCGTTCATGTTCTGCGATATCATCTATTatgaaagaacaaaataatagGGACAGTCCAGATGATGTAATTAATACAATCAATGACTTAAAGGATCCTGAATTGAAACGTAAATTAAATTTAGCTAAATTATACAAACAAGATAAATCACAATTTgttaaagaagataatttcaaattagatgaattgTTAATTAAAAGTATGATTTCTTCCTCGAGGAGTAAAGACAATGACCATattggtgatgatgatgaaccaCTTACACCATTAGACCAAACTTCGAGGAATGATATTGCCACTTTTGCACGTACTCCATCTGCAAATATTGGATCACAAAAAAGAGTTAAAAAATTCACAGATTTTGCTATTTTAGAAGAGATGGGACAAGGTGCTTACGGTAAAGTTAATCTTTGTATTCATAAATTATCTAGACAAATTGTTGTAATTAAGATGATTGTTAAGGAAAGAATTTTAGTGGATACTTGGGTCAGAGATAGGAAACTTGGGACAATTCCATcagaaattcaaattatggCAACATTGAATAAAACTCCtcatgaaaatattttgagtattttggatttttttgaagatgataattattattacgtGGAGATGCCAACTCATGGTGAAACTGGGACTATTGATTTATATGATTTGATCGAGTTTAAGAAGAACATGACTGAATTGGAATGTAAATTGATGTTTAAACAAGTGGTTTCTGCTATTAAATGTATGCATGATCAAGGAATTGTTCATAGAGATATTAAggatgaaaatattattgttgattCTAAAGGTTGTATCAAATTGATCGATTATGGGTCAGCAGCCTATACGAAGAGTGGACCGTTTGATGTCTTTGTTGGAACAATTGATTATGCAGCTCCAGAAGTTTTAAGTGGTAATTTATACGATGGGAAACCACAAGATATTTGGGCCTTGGGAATTTTACTTTACACGATTGTCTTTAAAGAGAATCCATTTTAcaatattgatgaaatagTTGATGGTGAATTGACATTTAATGAATCCATGTCCATTGATTCTAAATGCATTATTTTGATTAAAAAGATGTTGAATAGAGTCGTTGGACAAAGACCAACGATTGATGCTatttataatgatgaatgGTTAATTCTTTGA
- the NDAI0A08570 gene encoding uncharacterized protein (similar to Saccharomyces cerevisiae YOL048C; ancestral locus Anc_7.83), whose amino-acid sequence MKYSDIFGQNKHPQDEMTDSKAEPKDYSVQKEGKDIDIQNSNEEQSLLKIVKLYSNQIIDIANKYFPTLVPTIEKRWISLRKNLFHDMVFGNSFIYPIQGALEVVTTRVYWKYIAVFGVSYVITFFVIGGLYYLTLLPIVLSWSMLFLGPIGFVLAHLQWVLQTNALTSIISSKLVLPFINDRIYDMALVMNGGEDFLNKGKLIRKVKSKTKKDLKIDSTTSKEKESQWIVRKTWSILKFFRNTIITISLTLLSMVPLIGPPIVNQIMAPSRSFSYMTRYFYLKGFNHKEAKDFQYENYGHFVCFGMASGILEFLPFISIITMASNTIGAAKWSLALNERENKLKKNE is encoded by the exons ATGAAATATTCTGATATCTTCGGTCAAAATAAACACCCCCAGGATGAAATGACAGACAGTAAAGCTGAGCCAAAGGATTATTCTGTTCAAAAAGAGGGgaaagatattgatattcaaaattcaaatgaagAACAATCCCTACTAAAAATCGTAAAACTATACTCAAATCAAATCATAGATATCGCAAATAAATACTTTCCTACTTTAGTACcaactattgaaaaaagatggATTTCTTTAAGGaaaaatttgtttcatGATATGGTCTTTGGGAACTCTTTCATTTATCCAATTCAA GGTGCGCTTGAAGTTGTTACAACAAGAGTTTACTGGAAATATATTGCTGTGTTTGGTGTTTCTTATGTCATTACATTCTTCGTAATTGGTGggttatattatttgacaCTTCTTCCAATTGTATTAAGTTGGTCTATGCTTTTCTTAGGTCCAATTGGATTCGTTTTAGCTCATTTACAATGGGTTTTACAAACCAATGCACTAACTTCAATCATTTCTAGTAAATTGGTCTTACCATTCATTAATGATAGAATTTATGACATGGCTTTAGTAATGAATGGTGGTGAGGATTTCTTAAATAAGGGTAAATTGATAAGAAAAGTGAAAAGTAAGACCAaaaaagatttgaaaatagaTTCAACCACctcaaaggaaaaagaaagtcAATGGATTGTAAGGAAAACTTGGagtattttgaaattctttaGAAATACTATAATAACCATATCATTAACCTTATTATCAATGGTTCCATTAATTGGTCCACCTATTgtaaatcaaataatggCACCATCAAGAAGTTTTTCTTATATGACgagatatttttatttgaaaggGTTTAATCATAAAGAAGCAAAAGATTTTCAATATGAAAATTATGGTCATTTCGTTTGCTTTGGTATGGCCTCTGGgattttggaatttttaCCATTTATATCTATCATTACAATGGCAAGTAATACTATTGGCGCTGCAAAATGGAGTTTAGCACTtaatgaaagagaaaataaacTCAAGAAAAACGAATAG
- the GSH2 gene encoding glutathione synthase (similar to Saccharomyces cerevisiae GSH2 (YOL049W); ancestral locus Anc_7.82): MTSSTTSDASVADDEAPRPPLPKLPRSTLNDSLLPELYKWSLSHGLMVYKENSTPNEATMVPLTAYPTPIPRKAFEAAIDVQLPFNQLYAKISTVGTDQESSFISKVSSKLAKSDPTFTGKLWTLQRKLFNQPSLQSFNLGIFRSDYLIDKTNFSSIKQVEFNTISVSFAGFSNKVAQLHSHLNRLGLYDPSGKNKQVYFDEVPVSNPANGFAKSMKKAIEFYSASSTYTTDRELVVAFIIQRNERNVFDQKCIEDELWESYGIKSIRLTFDDVVNELEYVKNDDERRLIVKRTGQEIAVVYYRTGYTFDDYISEKDWDARFFLEQSFAIKAPNLLTQLSGTKKIQQLLTDDKVLSQFIGDDEELRAKLNDTFVKIYPLDNTEMGEMGKKLATDPKLCENYVLKPQREGGGNNIYKKDIPKFLSTLNENEWDAYILMELIHNEPSLDNIICRNDEIFPLPILSELGIYGTIIFDDKGGIYYNHCPGWLLRSKFETSDEGGVVAGFGCLDSVFLY; this comes from the coding sequence atgacaTCCTCTACTACATCAGATGCTTCTGTTGCTGATGACGAGGCACCACGTCCACCATTACCAAAGTTACCACGTTCAACTTTAAATGATTCGTTGTTACCTGAGTTATATAAATGGTCATTATCTCATGGTCTTATGGTTTACAAGGAAAATTCCACACCAAATGAAGCTACAATGGTTCCCTTGACTGCATATCCGACTCCAATCCCAAGGAAAGCATTCGAAGCTGCAATTGATGTTCAATTACCATTTAATCAGTTATACGCAAAGATATCGACAGTCGGAACAGACCAAGAGTCATCATTCATTTCTAAAGTTTCATCAAAATTAGCTAAATCAGATCCAACATTCACTGGAAAGTTATGGACATTACAAAGGAAATTATTCAATCAACCATCATTACAATCTTTTAACCTTGGTATATTCAGATCagattatttaattgaCAAGACAAATTTCTCATCAATCAAACAAGTGGAATTCAATACCATATCAGTTTCATTTGCTGGGTTTTCTAATAAAGTTGCCCAATTACATTCTCATTTGAATAGATTGGGTCTTTATGATCCATCTGGTAAAAACAAGCAAGTTTATTTCGACGAAGTGCCTGTATCTAACCCTGCTAATGGGTTTGCTAAATCAATGAAGAAAGCTATTGAATTCTATTCTGCATCATCCACATATACTACTGATAGAGAATTAGTAGTTGCTTtcattattcaaagaaatgaaaGGAATGTCTTTGATCAAAAATGTATCGAAGATGAATTATGGGAATCGTATGGGATCAAATCAATCAGATTAACATTCGATGATGTTGtgaatgaattggaatatgtaaagaatgatgatgagaGAAGATTGATTGTTAAACGTACAGGTCAAGAAATTGCCGTAGTTTATTATAGAACTGGGTATACTTTTGATGATTATATATCTGAAAAGGATTGGGATGCAAGATTTTTCTTAGAACAAAGTTTTGCTATAAAGGCTCCAAATTTATTGACTCAATTGTCTGGTACTAAAAAGATTCAACAATTATTAACTGATGATAAAGTTCTTTCACAATTTATTGGCGATGACGAGGAATTAAGGGcgaaattaaatgataccTTTGTTAAGATTTATCCATTAGATAATACTGAAATGGGTGAAATGGGTAAAAAATTAGCCACAGATCCCAAATTATGTGAAAATTACGTTTTGAAACCTCAAAGAGAAGGTGgtggtaataatatttataagAAGGATATACCAAAGTTCTTATCAacattaaatgaaaatgaatgGGATGCTTACATTTTAATGGAGTTGATTCATAATGAACCGAGTTTAGACAATATCATTTGTAggaatgatgaaattttccCTCTACCAATATTAAGTGAATTAGGTATTTATGGtacaataatatttgatgataaGGGCGGAATCTATTACAATCATTGTCCAGGTTGGTTATTAAGATCTAAATTCGAAACATCAGATGAAGGTGGTGTTGTCGCAGGATTTGGTTGTCTAGATAGTGTTTTCCTTTATTGA
- the NDAI0A08590 gene encoding uncharacterized protein (Ty-like retrotransposon) produces MEVANNDKQKHLNLKVGDFILIHWEAYFNGGRCLKVQPIYVGPFKIVSTTNANVVEVDLLSSRKLHRTINVQKIGSYP; encoded by the coding sequence ATGGAAGTTGCCAATAACGACAAACAAAAACATCTGAATCTTAAAGTAGGTGATTTCATATTAATTCATTGGGAGGCTTATTTCAATGGGGGTAGGTGCTTGAAAGTCCAACCAATATATGTAGGACCTTTTAAAATCGTTTCAACCACAAATGCTAACGTTGTCGAAGTAGATCTACTATCATCACGTAAGCTACACAGAACGATCAACGTACAGAAAATTGGAAGTTATCCGTAA